Proteins encoded in a region of the Flammeovirga yaeyamensis genome:
- a CDS encoding ribbon-helix-helix domain-containing protein, with protein sequence MKTTTLRADESLLEEVNEIVNSFNYKSNNEFFLEAIKDKVKELKEELIKKQLEKEFSNLLKINSEIMDEFEQLNDNDIL encoded by the coding sequence ATGAAAACAACCACATTAAGAGCAGATGAAAGTTTGCTAGAAGAAGTAAATGAAATCGTCAACTCTTTTAATTATAAATCAAATAATGAGTTTTTTCTTGAAGCTATAAAAGACAAAGTAAAAGAGTTAAAAGAGGAATTGATAAAAAAGCAGTTAGAAAAAGAGTTTTCGAATCTTCTGAAAATCAATTCTGAAATCATGGATGAGTTTGAACAATTAAATGATAATGATATTCTTTAA
- a CDS encoding DUF3137 domain-containing protein, which yields MKTFDAFKGHFKVHIQPQLEELEKKRYAMHNKRLQFGGLTFLFLFFTWILIYLDQINIYGLYFMIIFAPYFSYTYFKENYQDDTIEIEYKELVVREMMRFMDPSLQYDPEGYIPLDRWKECGFHTLIPDVYTGDDLIEGTIEGTPMMVSEIQAATQLPPKKNKVLDKIKEPELKYKTYFHGFFMIFELQEEVKTDVYIFNDDIQHQWGHVGRLIEETDTRYGDYVPIRDINFRKNFKVYAQNRALAEITLKDDFVSKLSEIAKHFKAKVSCILKGNHMYVFLDIRKELFKVDTAHSLTRSFILKNLYKDLSMIISVAHTLNDPVPQDESEHSFSSIDNNFGGSTNEFIQDEVLDFQPQQVMEEEEEDEDSEFDDFDDELGDHTEKSEAELFGMEDQMMEDEEVSPSQHMEQFDFDQMMRKHGDQLPLDFDNDNNYEDDEKE from the coding sequence ATGAAAACATTCGACGCTTTTAAGGGGCACTTTAAAGTCCATATTCAACCACAGTTGGAAGAATTAGAAAAGAAGAGGTACGCCATGCATAATAAACGTTTGCAGTTTGGTGGTCTCACATTTTTATTCCTTTTCTTTACTTGGATACTTATTTACTTGGATCAAATCAATATTTATGGTTTATACTTCATGATCATTTTTGCTCCTTATTTTTCTTACACCTATTTCAAAGAAAATTATCAAGATGATACGATCGAAATTGAGTACAAAGAATTAGTCGTTCGAGAAATGATGCGTTTTATGGATCCATCTCTTCAATACGATCCCGAAGGCTACATTCCTCTTGATAGATGGAAAGAATGTGGTTTCCATACCTTAATTCCTGATGTTTATACAGGTGATGATCTCATAGAAGGAACAATTGAGGGTACTCCAATGATGGTTTCTGAAATTCAGGCAGCCACACAGTTACCTCCAAAAAAGAACAAAGTACTTGATAAAATCAAAGAGCCTGAGTTAAAGTACAAGACCTACTTTCATGGTTTCTTTATGATTTTTGAACTTCAAGAAGAAGTAAAAACGGATGTTTATATATTTAATGATGATATCCAACATCAATGGGGACATGTGGGTAGATTAATTGAAGAAACGGATACTCGATATGGTGATTATGTTCCAATTAGGGATATCAATTTTAGAAAAAACTTTAAAGTGTATGCTCAAAATAGAGCCTTGGCTGAAATCACTTTAAAAGACGATTTTGTATCTAAACTATCAGAAATAGCAAAGCATTTTAAAGCCAAAGTCAGCTGTATATTAAAAGGGAATCATATGTATGTTTTTCTTGATATCAGAAAGGAGCTTTTCAAAGTAGACACAGCACACTCTTTAACCCGATCATTTATCTTAAAGAATTTATATAAAGACTTGAGTATGATCATCTCTGTGGCTCACACACTAAATGATCCTGTTCCTCAAGATGAATCCGAACATAGTTTTAGTAGCATTGATAACAACTTTGGTGGTTCTACCAATGAGTTTATTCAAGATGAAGTACTCGATTTTCAACCTCAACAAGTTATGGAAGAGGAAGAAGAAGACGAAGACTCAGAATTTGATGACTTTGATGATGAATTGGGTGATCATACTGAAAAATCGGAAGCCGAATTATTTGGTATGGAAGATCAAATGATGGAAGATGAAGAAGTCTCGCCGTCTCAACACATGGAGCAATTTGATTTTGACCAAATGATGAGAAAACATGGCGATCAACTCCCTTTAGATTTTGATAATGATAATAATTATGAAGATGATGAGAAAGAATAG
- a CDS encoding DUF1338 domain-containing protein: MKNIIDLLWQKYINVTPSAAKIHDIFKKKGEKNIANDHIAIRTFNHDLVNKEKLAEPFLAMGYEKKGDYIFEAKKLKAIHLEHRIDKDMPKIFISELRLELCSEFLQEVADTCVEISQIPHYSSEDLLLQGRTWGTPSHKIYEKLLAESEYAAWMYVYGFRANHFTVYVNKLENFDTLESVNDFLKDNGFPMNTSGGEIKGSKEQLLEQSSILADKTKVNFIEGEYEIPSCYYEFAKRYELKDGQLFEGFIASSADKIFESTDVATA; the protein is encoded by the coding sequence ATGAAAAACATTATTGACCTTTTATGGCAGAAGTACATCAATGTAACTCCTTCTGCTGCTAAAATTCATGATATTTTCAAGAAAAAAGGAGAGAAAAACATAGCAAACGACCATATTGCTATCCGTACCTTCAATCATGATTTAGTCAACAAAGAAAAGCTTGCAGAGCCTTTCTTGGCTATGGGTTATGAGAAAAAAGGAGACTATATCTTCGAAGCCAAAAAACTCAAAGCCATTCACCTAGAACATCGTATTGATAAGGATATGCCAAAAATCTTTATCTCAGAACTTCGCTTAGAGTTGTGCAGTGAGTTCCTTCAGGAAGTAGCTGATACTTGTGTAGAGATTTCTCAAATCCCTCATTACAGTAGCGAAGATCTTCTATTACAAGGAAGAACATGGGGTACTCCATCTCACAAAATCTACGAAAAACTTCTTGCAGAATCAGAGTATGCAGCTTGGATGTATGTGTATGGATTCAGAGCCAATCACTTTACAGTGTATGTCAACAAATTGGAGAACTTCGATACACTTGAATCAGTTAATGATTTCTTAAAAGACAACGGCTTCCCTATGAATACTTCAGGAGGTGAAATCAAAGGTTCTAAAGAGCAATTATTAGAGCAATCCTCTATCCTAGCAGATAAAACGAAGGTAAACTTTATAGAAGGAGAGTACGAAATCCCTTCTTGTTATTATGAGTTTGCTAAAAGATATGAACTTAAAGACGGGCAACTTTTTGAAGGTTTTATCGCCTCATCAGCAGATAAGATTTTTGAAAGTACTGATGTTGCAACGGCTTAA
- a CDS encoding type II toxin-antitoxin system PemK/MazF family toxin, giving the protein MLKKYQMYWVDLTPQNNKKNEMTGKERPCVIFENDLILNANGNTVCYAIPITTKVTGNTILGVQLSKLVTGLPQDSEIVLTQMRVISKDRLRDFIISLPKEKQNELDKKMKFMLDI; this is encoded by the coding sequence ATGCTAAAAAAATATCAGATGTATTGGGTGGACTTGACACCTCAAAACAATAAAAAAAACGAAATGACAGGCAAAGAAAGACCTTGTGTCATTTTCGAAAATGATTTGATTTTAAATGCAAATGGAAATACTGTTTGTTATGCTATTCCTATAACTACAAAAGTTACTGGTAACACAATTTTAGGTGTTCAACTTAGTAAATTAGTGACTGGCCTTCCTCAAGATTCAGAAATTGTACTCACACAAATGAGGGTAATAAGTAAAGATAGACTCAGAGATTTTATAATTTCCCTTCCGAAAGAAAAACAAAACGAATTAGATAAAAAAATGAAGTTTATGTTAGATATTTAA
- a CDS encoding aminotransferase class V-fold PLP-dependent enzyme: protein MKKFHLTAGPSELYFTVEQHIQQALKENVAVISHRSKAFQDMFGFTASQVREMLNVPEDYYMVFTGSATEVWERLAQNCISKKSTHFVNGSFSTRFHQFAEAWGHQTQKIEKPLGEGFNADDFSIDADSDFISITQNETSTGVQFPLEDIYKIREENPDKLIAIDAVSSIPFVDIDLTKVDSLYFSVQKGMGMPAGLGIWLFNERCLERAKEIKASGRHLGGYHDMFTLLKNAEKNMTPATPNALGIYLLGKVSEDLLRRKMDIVRSETEYKAGMLYAAVGAHKDLDYAVKEERVRSKTVIVIEILNGRSPKDFMAYLEEKGLVVSTGYGPNKATQVRIANFPTHSKELYFQLIDLINAW, encoded by the coding sequence ATGAAAAAATTTCACTTAACAGCGGGCCCAAGTGAATTGTATTTTACTGTGGAGCAACATATTCAGCAAGCATTAAAAGAGAATGTAGCTGTTATTTCCCACAGAAGTAAAGCTTTTCAAGACATGTTTGGTTTTACAGCATCTCAGGTGCGTGAGATGTTAAATGTGCCAGAGGACTATTACATGGTATTTACAGGTTCAGCAACCGAAGTATGGGAGAGATTAGCACAGAACTGTATTTCTAAAAAGAGTACACACTTTGTAAACGGATCTTTTTCTACTCGTTTTCATCAGTTTGCTGAGGCTTGGGGACACCAAACTCAAAAAATTGAAAAACCTTTGGGTGAAGGTTTTAATGCTGATGACTTCTCTATTGATGCGGATAGTGATTTTATTTCAATCACACAAAATGAGACCTCAACAGGGGTTCAGTTTCCATTAGAGGATATCTATAAAATCAGAGAAGAAAACCCAGACAAATTGATAGCCATCGATGCTGTATCGTCGATTCCATTCGTAGATATTGATTTGACAAAAGTCGATAGCTTGTATTTCTCTGTTCAAAAAGGAATGGGAATGCCTGCAGGTTTGGGGATTTGGTTGTTCAACGAAAGATGCCTAGAAAGAGCCAAAGAAATCAAAGCTTCTGGAAGACATTTAGGTGGTTACCATGATATGTTTACTTTGCTTAAAAATGCAGAGAAAAACATGACTCCTGCAACGCCAAATGCTTTAGGAATTTACCTTTTAGGTAAAGTTTCTGAAGATCTATTGCGTCGTAAGATGGATATCGTTAGAAGCGAAACTGAATATAAAGCAGGAATGCTTTATGCTGCAGTTGGTGCTCATAAAGATCTAGACTATGCAGTAAAAGAGGAGAGAGTTCGTTCAAAAACAGTCATTGTGATTGAAATATTAAACGGACGTTCGCCTAAAGATTTTATGGCTTATCTAGAAGAGAAGGGTTTAGTAGTGAGTACAGGTTATGGACCAAATAAGGCTACTCAAGTTAGAATTGCTAACTTCCCAACACACTCAAAAGAACTTTATTTCCAGCTGATCGATTTGATTAACGCTTGGTAA
- the rbfA gene encoding 30S ribosome-binding factor RbfA has protein sequence MDSKRQHKFSRLIQKDLGEIFQQNSVAMFGGTFITVTQVEISPDLGLAKVYLSFLLEKNPEAKVEEIDKQNKSIRKLLAQRIRHQARIIPELRFYYDNTAEEAEKIEDLFKDLDIPDDKGEEDDDDIYTR, from the coding sequence ATGGATAGTAAAAGACAACATAAATTTTCAAGATTAATTCAAAAAGATTTAGGTGAAATCTTTCAACAAAACTCAGTAGCCATGTTTGGTGGTACTTTTATCACTGTAACACAAGTTGAAATTTCTCCTGATTTGGGTCTTGCAAAAGTGTACTTAAGCTTCTTGTTGGAAAAAAATCCTGAAGCTAAAGTAGAAGAGATCGATAAACAGAATAAATCTATCAGAAAATTATTAGCACAAAGAATTCGCCATCAGGCGAGAATTATTCCTGAATTAAGATTTTACTACGATAACACTGCTGAAGAGGCGGAAAAAATCGAAGACTTATTCAAAGATCTTGATATCCCAGATGACAAAGGGGAGGAAGATGATGATGATATTTACACAAGATAG
- a CDS encoding geranylgeranylglycerol-phosphate geranylgeranyltransferase produces the protein MTPTKEKSFFIGMKDFLKLIRFNNLMIIFMTQWLGRIFLIGPYQEWKDHFTDIGFWLLTFSTMLIAAAGYIINDYYDIKIDAVNKPKKQVVGKVMKRRVAILTHTVFNFVAIVIGLFLSKEIGTIFFFTTFWLWLYSNNLKRRAFIGNLSVAAMTSMSIFLINIYFIEHNKAVYQFGLFAFFVSIIREVIKDLEDKEGDAQFGCKTLPIIWGDKKTKQFVYVLFALFVILSALIIQRIENEYFQYYFSGLIIPAFFLMFMLHRASSVRNYHDISKWIKYYMLAGIVGMVFV, from the coding sequence ATGACGCCAACAAAAGAGAAGTCTTTTTTCATTGGTATGAAAGACTTCTTAAAATTAATTAGGTTCAATAACCTAATGATCATATTTATGACCCAATGGTTGGGCCGAATTTTCTTAATAGGTCCTTATCAAGAATGGAAAGACCATTTTACTGATATTGGTTTTTGGCTATTGACATTCTCAACCATGTTGATTGCAGCGGCAGGTTATATCATCAATGATTATTATGATATAAAAATTGATGCCGTAAATAAGCCAAAGAAACAGGTGGTGGGAAAAGTAATGAAAAGGAGAGTAGCGATATTAACGCATACGGTCTTCAATTTTGTTGCTATCGTTATTGGTCTATTTCTATCAAAAGAAATTGGGACTATCTTTTTCTTTACGACTTTTTGGTTGTGGTTATATTCTAATAATCTAAAAAGAAGAGCATTTATTGGCAACCTTAGTGTTGCAGCAATGACCTCTATGTCCATCTTTTTGATCAATATCTATTTTATAGAACACAATAAGGCGGTGTATCAATTTGGTTTGTTTGCCTTTTTTGTCTCTATTATTAGAGAAGTGATCAAAGATTTAGAAGACAAAGAAGGAGATGCACAATTTGGATGCAAGACACTACCAATTATTTGGGGTGATAAAAAAACAAAACAGTTCGTATATGTTCTGTTTGCGTTGTTCGTCATCTTATCTGCCTTGATCATACAGCGCATTGAAAATGAATATTTCCAATACTATTTTTCTGGTTTGATAATTCCAGCATTTTTCTTGATGTTTATGCTTCATAGAGCATCTTCAGTGAGGAATTATCATGATATCAGTAAATGGATAAAGTATTATATGTTAGCAGGCATTGTAGGGATGGTGTTTGTTTAA
- a CDS encoding glycosyltransferase family 9 protein, which yields MNKFLVIQTAFIGDVIMATAVVEKLIKFYPDAEIDFVVRNGNEGLLRNNPHVNEVIIWNKKENKNKNLWRVSMEIRRRRYDRVINLQRYFSTGLMTFLSGAKTTAGFDKNPLSTTFTLTKQHVMGEGREREHHEVSRYLSLIEDITDAEFVGPKMYPREIDYEKAHFDKPYVTMSPSSVWYTKQFHKDKWVELINKIPTRVAVILNGGPGDGDLCDEIAVKSGRENIYNWAGKFSFLQSAALMKGAEMNYVNDSAPQHMASAMNAPVTAIFCSTIPELGFGPLSSDSKIVEVKEKLSCRPCGLHGLKSCPEGHFKCSMDIDTEELILQKWT from the coding sequence ATGAATAAGTTTTTGGTGATACAAACTGCTTTCATTGGGGATGTAATTATGGCAACAGCTGTAGTCGAAAAACTAATTAAGTTTTACCCTGATGCTGAAATCGATTTTGTAGTGCGTAATGGTAATGAGGGATTGCTGAGAAATAACCCTCATGTGAATGAAGTAATCATTTGGAACAAAAAGGAAAATAAAAACAAAAACCTTTGGAGAGTTTCTATGGAAATTCGTCGTCGTAGATACGATCGTGTGATCAATTTACAGCGCTATTTCTCTACGGGTTTAATGACGTTCCTTTCTGGTGCCAAAACAACGGCAGGGTTTGATAAAAACCCTCTTAGCACAACGTTTACTTTAACCAAACAACATGTAATGGGTGAAGGAAGAGAAAGAGAGCACCACGAGGTGAGTCGTTACCTTTCTTTAATTGAAGACATTACTGACGCTGAGTTTGTTGGTCCAAAAATGTATCCAAGAGAAATTGATTACGAAAAGGCACATTTTGATAAGCCTTATGTAACGATGTCTCCATCATCGGTTTGGTACACAAAACAATTCCATAAAGATAAATGGGTGGAATTAATTAATAAGATTCCAACACGTGTAGCAGTAATTTTAAACGGCGGACCTGGAGATGGCGATTTATGTGATGAAATTGCTGTAAAATCGGGTAGAGAAAATATATATAACTGGGCAGGGAAATTTTCTTTCCTTCAGTCGGCAGCATTGATGAAAGGAGCGGAGATGAACTACGTGAATGATTCGGCTCCCCAGCATATGGCTAGTGCAATGAATGCTCCAGTAACAGCTATATTTTGTTCAACAATTCCAGAATTAGGATTCGGACCTTTATCGTCTGATTCTAAAATTGTTGAAGTTAAAGAAAAACTTTCTTGTCGACCTTGTGGTTTACATGGTTTAAAGAGTTGTCCAGAAGGACATTTTAAATGTTCTATGGATATAGATACAGAAGAATTAATATTACAGAAGTGGACTTAA
- the polA gene encoding DNA polymerase I — translation MKKLFLLDGMALIFRAHFALIRNPRINSKGVNTSAPMGFVNSLLEILKKQEPTHIAVSFDLSAPTFRHEMYKEYKANRQETPEDISIAIPIVKKIVDAFNIPRIEMEGFEADDVIGTIAKKAAAAGGFQTYMMTPDKDYAQLVDDNTFLYRPSTKGGIEILGPKEVLEKFDLDRVDQVIDLLGLQGDAVDNIPGVPGVGPKTACKLLKEYSTVEGIIENVDQLKGKLKERVSDNREQAILSKELATIKIDVPVEFNEEELKVKEPNKEELVKIFNDLEFKTLLKRVFPGEAPKKVTPKPGEQTSLFGGGAPAAKAAPEEVVEEEIEILIDTINSINKNYRMIDSEERYQELVDYLIKQKEFAFDTETTSLDSLVAQPVGISFSAKKDEGYYVPLTLNEEEDQKILSHFKALFADEKILKIGQNLKYDIQILDNVGVEVKGPFFDTMLAHYLIEPDKRHGMDTLSEHYLNYKPVSIETILGKKGKKQKNMRDIPASEVYEYACEDADITLQLKYALADQLKEKEAETLFNNLEMPLMETLRLMEKEGVNLNVPSLETYSVTLAEEIVQLEKDIYALAGEEFTISSPKQLGIVLFEKMKLVDKPKKTKTGQYATGEEILQGLKQHEIVGKILDFRQLNKLKSTYVDALPKLIKEDGRVHTTYNQAVAATGRLSSTDPNLQNIPIRSSRGKEIRKAFVARDEDHVFMAVDYSQVELRIMAAFSNDEEMINAFKAKKDIHTATAAKVFKVAEEEVDADMRRKAKTANFGIIYGVSAFGLSQQLDIPRTEAKQLIDAYFEEFPAVKKYMDNVINKAREDEYVVTLMGRRRYLRDINSRNFTVRGMAERNAINAPIQGTAADIIKKAMIDIQKWMDTQDLKSKMIMQVHDELIFDVHKDELDVMKSKIKELMENAYEMKVPLEVEVGEGLNWLEAH, via the coding sequence ATGAAGAAATTATTTCTGCTTGATGGCATGGCTTTGATCTTCCGTGCTCACTTTGCGTTAATTCGTAATCCTAGGATCAACTCTAAAGGAGTAAATACAAGTGCCCCAATGGGATTTGTCAACTCTTTATTGGAAATTCTAAAAAAGCAGGAACCTACACATATAGCCGTTTCTTTCGATTTATCTGCTCCAACATTTCGTCATGAGATGTACAAAGAGTACAAGGCAAATCGTCAGGAAACACCTGAAGATATATCCATCGCCATACCAATTGTAAAGAAAATCGTCGATGCCTTTAATATCCCTCGAATCGAAATGGAAGGTTTTGAAGCAGATGATGTGATTGGAACAATTGCTAAAAAAGCAGCTGCAGCGGGAGGTTTTCAAACCTATATGATGACACCCGATAAAGATTATGCTCAGTTGGTAGATGATAATACTTTCCTATACCGTCCATCTACAAAAGGTGGAATCGAAATCCTAGGACCAAAAGAGGTATTAGAGAAATTCGATCTAGATAGAGTAGATCAGGTAATTGACCTTTTAGGTTTACAAGGTGATGCAGTCGATAACATTCCAGGTGTTCCGGGTGTAGGACCAAAGACAGCATGTAAACTTCTAAAAGAATATTCTACTGTTGAAGGCATTATCGAAAATGTAGATCAACTAAAGGGTAAGCTTAAAGAAAGAGTATCTGATAATCGTGAACAAGCGATTCTTTCTAAAGAATTAGCGACGATTAAGATTGATGTTCCGGTAGAGTTCAATGAAGAGGAATTGAAAGTAAAAGAGCCAAACAAAGAAGAGTTGGTGAAGATTTTCAATGATCTTGAGTTTAAAACTTTATTGAAAAGAGTGTTCCCAGGTGAGGCACCAAAAAAGGTGACTCCAAAGCCGGGTGAACAAACATCTTTGTTTGGAGGTGGTGCTCCAGCCGCAAAAGCTGCTCCTGAAGAAGTGGTTGAAGAAGAGATCGAAATTCTTATTGATACGATTAATTCTATCAATAAAAATTACAGAATGATCGATTCTGAGGAGAGATATCAAGAACTTGTAGATTACTTGATAAAACAAAAGGAATTCGCTTTCGATACAGAAACGACTTCTCTAGATTCATTAGTGGCTCAACCCGTTGGTATTTCATTCTCCGCTAAAAAAGATGAAGGTTATTATGTGCCTTTAACATTAAACGAAGAGGAAGATCAAAAAATCTTATCTCACTTTAAAGCACTTTTTGCAGATGAGAAGATTTTGAAAATTGGTCAGAATCTTAAATATGATATTCAAATTTTAGATAATGTAGGTGTAGAGGTCAAAGGACCCTTCTTCGATACCATGTTGGCGCATTACTTAATTGAGCCAGATAAACGACATGGTATGGATACGTTATCAGAGCATTATTTAAATTATAAGCCTGTTTCTATCGAAACTATTCTAGGTAAAAAAGGGAAGAAACAGAAAAATATGAGAGATATCCCTGCTTCAGAAGTATATGAATATGCTTGTGAAGATGCAGATATCACGCTACAATTGAAATATGCTTTAGCTGATCAACTCAAAGAAAAAGAAGCAGAAACGTTATTCAACAATCTCGAAATGCCATTGATGGAAACATTGAGATTGATGGAAAAAGAAGGAGTAAATCTAAATGTTCCGTCTTTAGAAACGTACTCTGTGACCTTGGCAGAAGAAATCGTTCAATTGGAAAAAGATATTTATGCACTAGCAGGAGAGGAATTTACTATTTCTTCACCAAAACAGTTGGGTATTGTCTTATTCGAAAAAATGAAGTTGGTCGATAAGCCAAAGAAGACTAAAACAGGGCAATATGCCACTGGAGAGGAGATCCTTCAAGGTTTAAAACAACATGAAATTGTTGGTAAAATCTTAGACTTCCGTCAGTTAAACAAACTGAAGAGTACGTATGTAGATGCGCTTCCTAAGTTGATCAAAGAGGATGGTAGAGTGCATACAACGTACAATCAAGCCGTAGCAGCTACAGGGCGTTTAAGTTCGACAGATCCCAACTTACAAAACATTCCAATTCGTTCATCAAGAGGTAAGGAGATTAGAAAAGCCTTTGTTGCTCGAGATGAAGATCACGTATTTATGGCTGTCGATTATTCTCAAGTAGAACTTCGAATTATGGCTGCCTTCAGTAACGATGAGGAAATGATCAATGCATTTAAAGCGAAAAAAGATATTCACACTGCAACTGCAGCAAAAGTCTTTAAAGTAGCTGAAGAAGAAGTGGATGCAGATATGAGACGTAAAGCCAAAACAGCCAACTTTGGTATTATATACGGAGTTTCAGCCTTTGGTTTATCTCAACAATTGGACATCCCTCGTACAGAAGCAAAACAATTGATCGATGCTTATTTTGAGGAATTCCCTGCTGTGAAAAAATACATGGATAACGTAATCAATAAAGCACGTGAGGACGAATATGTAGTCACTTTGATGGGCCGTAGAAGATATTTAAGAGATATCAACTCAAGAAACTTTACGGTTAGAGGTATGGCTGAACGAAATGCGATTAACGCTCCAATTCAAGGTACAGCAGCCGATATCATCAAGAAGGCGATGATTGATATTCAAAAATGGATGGATACGCAAGATTTGAAATCCAAAATGATCATGCAGGTGCATGATGAATTGATTTTTGATGTTCATAAAGACGAATTGGACGTAATGAAATCAAAAATCAAAGAGTTGATGGAAAATGCCTACGAAATGAAAGTTCCTTTGGAAGTAGAAGTAGGTGAAGGTTTAAATTGGTTAGAAGCACATTAA